The following coding sequences lie in one Saccopteryx bilineata isolate mSacBil1 chromosome 5, mSacBil1_pri_phased_curated, whole genome shotgun sequence genomic window:
- the ACBD7 gene encoding acyl-CoA-binding domain-containing protein 7: MSLQADFDRAAENVRKLKTRPEDEELKELYGLYKQSVIGDINIECPGMLDLKGRAKWEAWNLQKGLSKEDAMSTYISKANELIEKYGI, from the exons ATGTCCCTGCAG GCTGATTTTGATAGGGCAGCCGAGAACGTGAGGAAGCTGAAAACAAGGCCAGAGGATGAAGAACTGAAAGAACTCTATGGGCTCTACAAGCAATCTGTTATTGGAGACATCAATATTG AGTGTCCAGGAATGTTAGATTTAAAAGGCAGAGCTAAGTGGGAAGCATGGAACCTCCAAAAag GGTTATCGAAGGAAGATGCCATGAGTACCTATATTTCTAAAGCAAATGAGCtgatagaaaaatatggaatttAG